From a single bacterium genomic region:
- a CDS encoding undecaprenyl-phosphate glucose phosphotransferase translates to MHIHRKSLYVFRFTADIAAILIAFISAANYFATRNAIELTTRDYFLSFSLILIWFFSARITNLYDEFRSRSFGIEFIGLIKNVLIQVIAAILILFLMKNHPLSRSFVLMYAIGSLSLVTFERFLLRGFLYLLRKRGRNLRNILIIGAGEVGQSFHESILTNPHFGYRLVGFLDDHSKTSLNGQYLGTIDQLEKMLTDHPVDDVIIALPAYAVEKIDEVIKTCTSHTTRVKIIPDYFRFISDKFEITMFDRFPVISVRKDKLDEMHWYVLKRAFDALFSLVMIVFFLSWLVPLIAIVIKLFSKGPVFFKQERWGRNNKKITCYKFRSMVSDSRDTNSEGKYQQATKNDPRITSLGKFLRKTNLDELPQFWNVLKGQMSVVGPRPHPTPLNMESKNIIDNYMLRHLVKPGITGWAQVNGFRGETKDPDLMQKRVNHDIWYIENWSFSLDVEIIFMTVWQMLKWDTKGY, encoded by the coding sequence ACTCGCGACTATTTTCTTTCCTTTTCATTGATACTTATCTGGTTTTTTTCAGCGCGTATAACGAATTTGTATGATGAATTCCGCTCCCGTTCTTTTGGAATTGAATTTATCGGTTTGATCAAGAACGTACTAATACAAGTAATTGCGGCGATTCTGATCTTGTTTTTAATGAAAAACCATCCGTTATCTCGCTCATTTGTTTTAATGTACGCCATCGGGTCGCTCAGTCTTGTGACATTTGAAAGATTTCTTTTAAGAGGATTTTTGTATCTGCTTCGAAAGCGCGGAAGAAATTTAAGAAATATTCTTATTATTGGCGCAGGAGAAGTTGGACAAAGTTTTCATGAATCCATTCTTACGAATCCGCATTTTGGTTACAGACTTGTCGGGTTTTTGGATGATCACAGCAAAACATCGCTCAATGGCCAATATCTTGGAACCATAGATCAACTGGAAAAAATGCTTACCGATCACCCGGTCGATGATGTGATTATTGCGTTGCCGGCTTATGCGGTTGAAAAAATTGACGAGGTTATAAAAACGTGTACCAGTCATACCACACGTGTCAAGATCATTCCGGATTATTTCAGATTTATTTCCGACAAGTTTGAGATCACCATGTTTGACCGGTTTCCGGTTATTTCAGTTCGGAAAGATAAGTTAGACGAGATGCATTGGTATGTCTTAAAGCGTGCGTTCGACGCCCTATTCTCGCTTGTTATGATCGTATTCTTTCTTTCATGGCTTGTTCCGTTAATTGCAATAGTTATTAAGTTGTTTTCGAAGGGGCCGGTATTTTTTAAACAAGAGCGATGGGGGCGAAATAACAAAAAAATTACTTGTTACAAATTCCGCTCCATGGTTTCAGACAGTCGGGATACCAACAGCGAAGGAAAATACCAACAGGCTACTAAGAACGACCCGCGTATCACATCGCTTGGAAAATTTCTACGTAAGACCAATTTGGACGAACTTCCGCAATTCTGGAATGTTTTAAAAGGGCAAATGTCCGTTGTCGGTCCGCGTCCGCATCCGACGCCGCTTAATATGGAATCGAAAAACATTATAGATAATTATATGCTGCGCCATCTTGTGAAACCGGGAATTACCGGATGGGCGCAAGTGAATGGGTTTCGCGGAGAAACTAAAGATCCGGATTTGATGCAAAAACGCGTTAATCATGATATTTGGTATATAGAAAACTGGTCTTTTTCCCTTGATGTTGAAATCATATTCATGACAGTCTGGCAAATGCTCAAGTGGGACACGAAGGGATATTAG